The Acidimicrobiales bacterium genomic interval GTGGTCGCGCCTGCCCGCCGCGGGCAGCGCCCTGCCGTGGCCCACCGGATTCCTTGACGGCGTGCGCGACGCCCACCACGGCACGCTCGTCGTCCCGCCCGACGTGCGCACCGGCGTCGACCCCGACGAGATCGTGGCCTACAAGTGGGACGGCGCCTGGGTCGAGGTGCCCGTGCAGGTCGACCAGCGCTTCCCGTACTTCCTGGCCAACGCCAACTCCGACTTCGCCATGTACTCCGCCGTCGACGAAGAGCTCACCTACCAGTGGGACGTCGAGCGCTGGAAGATGACCGCAGGCAGTTGCGCCACGGCCTTCCCGCCCGGTGCGTCGACCATGGCCGACCCGGTGCCCACCCTCGACGACGACGACGAGCTGGTGTTCATGGCGTCGGACGCAGGCGGCCAAGCCCCGCCCGCCTCCCGCCCTGCGGGCACCGTGGGGGAGCGCCAGGACGTCACGCTGGCCGACCCGCTCGACCCGACCAACGTCCGCCACGTCTACCTGTTCCGCAACCCCACCGGGCCGACGACCACCACGAGCTACGTCGACTACGACCGTGACGCCGACGCCGACGAGTGGATCGACCGCGACAGCTTCACCGCCGATGACCCCGAGAAGCTCGGCAGCAGCAACACCGGCTACGGGCCCAACCTGGGCGGCGACGTGTGCGATCCCGGCGGCACAATCCGCAGCTCGACCGACCGCTTCCCCCGCGACGGCGTGACCGTCACCACCGACGCCTACACCTGGCGAGCCACCGGCCGCTGGATGGTGCGCGGCATCCAGGTCGCCAACGCCGGCGGGTACGGCCCCGACCTCATCGACCGGTGGAAGGGCCGGGCCTTCCAGCAGAGCCCCGATTCGTCGATCTCCGTCGTCGGCTTCGAGGACGAGCAGGTCAACTGGGAGGCCAACTCCATCCTCTTGGGCGAGCGCACCGGTCCGGTGCGGGCCATCCGGGAGACGTGGGGCGCCGACTCCGGCACCAACGTGACCAAGACCGAGACCTTCTATCGCGACGCCGTCACCTACCGGTACCGGGTGCGCGTGCACCCCATCCCCCCCGACGGCCTCTACACGTCGTGGGACTACAACGCCAACGTCGCCACCACGTACTACAACGCCATCAAGCCGAGCGGCGTGGCCATCGACGGCGTGAACGACGACGTGGGCAACGTCGACCAGGTGGGCGGGCAGCCCGCTTTCTTCGACGCTCCCGACCCCACATTCAATGCCCCGTTGTCGGTCATGAACTGGGAGCAGGTGTCGGGTGCAGGCGACGCAGGCTCGCTCGTCTACATCATGGAGTTGAAGGGGGCGACGTCGGCCGCCAACCCCGCCGTGGTGCCGTACTACCGCGACGACAAGTGCCTCGACGACGGCACCGGCGACAACCCGGTGGCCCGCCCGTACCCGGGTGACGCCAGCACCGACGCCAATGTGAAGGCCGGTTACGAAGCGGCCAACGGCGGCACGCCGTACGCCTCGCTCACCTGCGACCAGAAGCAGGGGGCGTGGGGCAGCCACGGCGTGCACTTCTTCGTCACCCACGACAGCGACAACGCATTCACACCCAAGACGACGACCGAAGTGGACGCCCAGCAGTGGCAGTTCGCCGTCCCGACGGCGGCCCCGACCAACGTGGGCGACCCCTACGCCAACGTGGTCAAGGCCAAGCTCGTGGCTGCGGCGGTCCCGCAGGACGCAGGCCCCTGACGCGGGCGCGGGCGGGGCTGTATTGACAGTCCCGCCCCCGTCTGCTGACCTCGAAAAACCATGCCCAAGCCCCTCGTCATCGTGGAATCGCCGGCCAAGGCGAAGACCATTGCCGGCTTCCTCGGCGGCGATTTCGTCGTGGAGTCGTCGATCGGCCACATCCGCGACCTGCCTCGCAACGCCGCCGACGTCCCGCCCGCATTGAAGGGCGAGCCGTGGGCGCGGCTGGGCGTCGACGTCGACAACGGGTTCAAGCCGCTGTACGTGGTGTCCCGCGAGAAGAAGGACCAAGTCAAGAAGCTCAAGGCGCTGCTGAAGGACGCCAGCGAGCTCTATCTCGCAACCGACGAGGACCGCGAAGGCGAGTCGATCGCGTGGCACCTGTTGGAGGTGCTGAACCCGCCGGCCAACATCCCGGTCAAGCGCATGGTGTTCCACGAGATCACCCGCCCCGCCATCGAGCGGGCCGTGAGCGAGTGGCGCGAGCTCGACCGCCGGCTGGTCGACGCCCAGGAGGCACGGCGCATCCTCGACCGCCTGTTCGGCTACGAGGTGTCGCCTGTCCTCTGGAAGAAGGTCATGCCGAAGCTGTCGGCGGGCCGGGTGCAGAGCGTCGCCACCCGCATCCTCGTCGAGCGCGAGCGGGCCCGCATGCGCTTCCGGGCCGCGGGCTACTGGGACCTCGAGGGCACGTTCACCAAGGAGGCCGACGCCTTCACCGCCGGGCTCGTCAGCATCGACGGCAAGCGGCTGGCGACCGGCAAGGACTTCGACGAGTCGGGCACGCCCAAGGCGAGTGTCGTGGTGCTCGACGAGCCTGCGGCGCGGTCGCTGGCCGAGCGGCTGGGCGGCGCCGAGATCGCCGTGCGCTCGGTCGAGGAGAAGCCGTTCAAGACCTCGCCCAAGCCGCCGTTCATGACCTCGACGTTGCAGCAGGAGGCGGGCCGCAAGCTGCGCTTCTCGTCGCAGCGCACCATGCAGGTCGCCCAGCGACTGTACGAGAACGGCTACATCACCTACATGCGCACCGACAGCACCACCTTGTCGGAGACGGCGCTGACCGCGGCCCGCACCCAGGCCGCCGAGCTCTACGGCGCCGACTACGTGCCCGACGCGCCGCGGCGGTACGAGAAGAAGGTCAAGAACGCCCAGGAGGCCCACGAGGCCATCCGTCCGGCGGGCGACTCCTTCCGCCGCCCCGAGCAGGTGGCCCGTGAGGTGGGCGCCGACGAGGCCCGCCTGTACGAGCTCATCTGGAAGCGCACCGTGGCCTCGCAGATGAAGGACGCCGCGGGCCAGCGCGTGCAGGTGCGCCTGGGCGGGCGGTCGAGCGCAGGCGAGGACGCCGAGTTCGCGGCCAGCGGCCAGGTCATCACCTTCCCCGGCTACATGCGGGCCTACGTCGAGGGCTCCGACGATCCCGACGCCGAACTGGAAGACCGCGAGGTGCGGCTGCCCGCCATGGCCGCCGGTGACGCCCTCGGGCTGGCCGGGCTGGAGGCCAAGGGGCATTCGACCCAGCCGCCTGCCCGCTACACCGAAGCCTCGCTGGTGCGGGCGCTGGAGGAGATGGGCGTGGGCCGGCCGTCCACCTACGCCTCGATCATCGGCACCATCCAAGACCGCGGCTACGTGTGGAAGAAGGGCACGGCGCTGGTGCCGTCGTTCACCGCCTTCGCCGTGGTGGGGTTGTTGGAGCGGCACTTCCCCAAGCTCGTCGACTACGCCTTCACCGCCGACATGGAGTCCGAGCTCGACGAGATCGCCGCGGGCGGCGAAGAAGCCGTGCCGTGGCTGACCTCGTTCTACTTCGGGAACGCGAGCGGCGTGCCCGGGTTGAAGCAGCTCGTGTCGGACCACCTCGGCGAGATCGACGCCCGCGAGGTGAACTCCATCCCCGTCAACGACGAGATCATGGTGCGGGTGGGGCGCTACGGCCCGTACGTGCAGCGGGGCGACGAGCGGGCATCCGTGCCCGAAGACCTGGCGCCCGACGAGCTGACCGCCGAGAAGGCCGAGGAGCTGCTGTCGGCGCCCAGCGGCGACCGCGTGTTGGGGGAGGACCCCGAGGCCGGGCTGCCGGTGGTGGCCAAGGCCGGGCGCTACGGGCCGTATGTGCAGTTGGGCGAAGGCGACGCGGGGTCGAAGACCAAGCCCCGCACGGCGTCGCTGTTCAAGTCGATGACGCTCGACTCGGTGACGTTGGAGGATGCGCTGCGGCTGTTGCAGTTGCCGCGGGTGGTCGGGGTCGACCCCACTGACGGCAAGGAGATCACCGCCCAGAACGGGCGCTACGGGCCGTACATCAAGAAGGGCACCGACTCGCGCTCGATCGAGTCGGAGGAGCAGTTGCTGACGATCACGCTGGAGGAGTGCCAGGCGGTCTTCGCCCAGCCCAAGCAGCGGGGGCGGGGCGCGGCCGCGGCGCCGCCGTTGCGCGAACTGGGCGACGACCCGGTGAGCGGCAAGCCGGTGGTGCTGAAGGAAGGCCGCTTCGGGCCGTACGTGACCGACGGCGAGACCAACGCCTCGCTGCGCAAGGGCGACAGCGTCGAGGAACTCACCCCGGAGCGGGCCGCCGAACTGCTGGCCGACCGCCGCGCCGCAGGCCCGCCCAAGAAGAAGGCGGGCCGCACCACCAAGAAAGCCGCCAAAGCCCGCCGTTAACCCCCGTCCCGAGTACATGGCGTACGGAATCCGTACGCCGTGTACTCGGGAGTGGGGGTGGTGCCCCACTACCCTGTGCGCACTGTGGCGGAGCCCACCCTCGACCCCGTCGACCCGTTGCCCGACCGCGCCTCGACCATCCGCCTGTTCGGCACCCCCTCCTTCTTCCGGTTGTGGGTGGCCCAAGTGGTGTCGTCGATGGGCGACTGGATCGGGTTCGTCGCCGTGGCTGCCATCGCCGCCCGCATCGGCGGGTCGTCGCCGGAGGCCGCTGTCGGCCTCGTCCTGTCGGCCCGGCTGATCCCGGGGTTCTTCCTCGCCCCGGCCGCGGGCGTGCTGGTCGACCGGTGGGACCGCAAGCGGGTCATGGTCATGTGCGACATCGGCCGCGGCCTGGTGCTCGCCACCCTGCCGTTCGTCGACACCATCCCGGGCCTGTTCTTCGTCTCCCTGCTGCTCGAAGTGCTGACGCTGCTGTGGTCGCCGGCCAAGGAGGCGTCGGTCCCCAACCTGGTGCACGCCGACGCCCTGGCCACGGCCAACTCCCTTTCGTTGATCGCCGCCTACGGCACCTTCCCCATCGCCTCGGCCCTCTTCGCGGGCATGGCCAAGGTGGCCGAGTGGCTGTCGCGCTACGACAGCCTCGATGCCCTGCGACTGAGCCAGGAGACGGTGGCCATCTGGTTCGACGTGCTGACGTTCTTCGTCTCCGCCCTGCTCATCGCCACCGTCGCCCTGCCACGCACGCCCAAGGTCGACCGCCCCCGCGGCATCGACTTCCGCCAGACCTTCCGAGAACTGGCCGAAGGCTGGCGCTTCATCGGCCAGAACGCCGTGGTGCGCTCGGTCATCGTCGGCCTGGCCACCGGCCTCATCGGCGGCGGCATGGTGGTGCCGCTCGGCCCCGTCATGTCGAGCGAGGTCTTCGGCGCGGGCACGGCGGGCTTCGGCCTCCTGCTCACCGCCCTGGGCACCGGCGTGGCGCTCGGCATCATCGGCCTCTCCGTGATCCAGAAGCGAGTGCCGCATGCCCGCCTGTTCGTGTGGGCGCTGGTCGGCGCGGGCGCCTGCATCGTGGCCGGCGCCTCGATGTCGTCGCTCACCCCGGCCCTTGCTTTCGTGTCGGTGCTCGGGCTCTGCGCGGGCGCCGTCTACATCCTCGGCTTCACCCTGCTGCAGACGAACGTGGAGAACGAACTGCGGGGCCGCATCTTCGCCACCCTCTACACGCTCATCCGCTTCTGTCTGCTGCTGTCGTTCGTGGTGGCGCCCGCCCTCTCGTCGTTGCTCGACGACCTCTTCGAGGGGATCGAAGGGGCCCGCCTCACCCTCTGGTTCGGCGGGTCGATCATCCTCATGGCCGCCCTGCTGGCCCAGCGGTCGTTGCGCACCAGTCGATGAGCAGGTTCATCGCCTTCGAGGGCGGCGACGCCTCGGGCAAGTCGACGCAGGCGGCGCTGCTGGCCAGCCGCCTCGGGGCCGTCCTCACCCGCGAGCCGGGCGGCACCGCCGTGGGCGAACGGGTGCGTGACCTCTTGCTCGACCCCGCCCTGGTCGACCTCGACCCCCGGGCCGAGGCGTTGTTCATGGCGGCGGCCCGGGCTCAGCACGTGGCCGAGGTCATCCGTCCCGCCCTCGACGCCGGACGCGACGTGGTGACCGACCGCTACGCGGGCTCGTCACTGGCGTACCAGGGCTTCGGCCGCGGCCTCGACATCGACGCCGTGCGGGCCTTGTCGGAGTTCGCCACCGGCGGGCTGTGGCCCGACGTCGTGGTGCTGCTCGACGTGCCCGACGACGTGGCCCGCCAACGCCTCGGCGTGCTCGACCGCTTCGAAGCGGCAGGCGCCGACTTCCACCACCGGGTCGTCGAAGGCTTCCGCGCCCTGGCCGCCGCCGAGCCCGAGCGGTGGGTCGTCGTCTCGGGAGTCGGTAGCGTCGACGAGGTGACGGAACGGGTCTGGCAGGCGGTGGGCGCGAGTGGCTGAGGCTTCTGGTGGGGGAATCCCGCGCCAGGACGCGGGATTCCCCCACCAGAACACGCTCTACGCCGGCGTGGTGGGCCAAGAGGCCGCCGTGGCTGCCTTGCACGCCGCGGCGCGGGCGCCCGTGCACGCCTACCTGTTCGTGGGGCCGCCGGGAACGGGCAAGCGCACCGCCGCCCGTTCGTTCGCCGCCTCGCTGTTGTGCGCCACCGGCGGGTGCGGCATCTGCACCGAGTGCACCCGCGCCCTGGCGGGCACGCACCCCGACCTCGTGCTCTACGAACGGGCGGGCGCCCGCATGGCCGTCGACGACGCCCGCGAGATCACCCGGCTGGCGGCCCGTTCCCCGGTCGAGGGCCACCGCAAGGTCATCGTCATCCCCGAGTTCCACCTCGCCGCACCCATCGCCGCCGCCCTGCTGAAGACCATCGAGGAACCGCCGGAGAGCACGGTGTTCGTGGGGCTGGCCGAGTCGGTGCCCGCCGACTTCGTGACCATCGCCAGCCGCTGCGTGCGCATCGCCTTCCGCCCGGTGCCCGAGCAGGTGCTGGTCGAAGCGCTGGTGGCCGAAGGGGTCGATGCCGACACCGCCCAGTCCGTCGCCGTGGCCGCCGAGGGACGCATCGACCGCGCCCGCCTGCTCGCCTCCGACCCCGGCTTCGCCGAACGGCGGGCGCTGTGGCAAGGCGTGCCCGACCGCCTCGACGACACCGGCGCCACCGCCGCCAAGCTGGTCGACGAACTGCTGGCCTCCCTCGACACCATCGTCGAGCCCCTGGCCGCCCGCCACACCGAAGAGTTGGCCCAACTCGACGCCCGGGCCAAGGCCTACGGCGAGCGCGGACTGGGTCGCAAGGAGATGACCGAGCGCCACAAGCGGGAGC includes:
- the topA gene encoding type I DNA topoisomerase; the protein is MPKPLVIVESPAKAKTIAGFLGGDFVVESSIGHIRDLPRNAADVPPALKGEPWARLGVDVDNGFKPLYVVSREKKDQVKKLKALLKDASELYLATDEDREGESIAWHLLEVLNPPANIPVKRMVFHEITRPAIERAVSEWRELDRRLVDAQEARRILDRLFGYEVSPVLWKKVMPKLSAGRVQSVATRILVERERARMRFRAAGYWDLEGTFTKEADAFTAGLVSIDGKRLATGKDFDESGTPKASVVVLDEPAARSLAERLGGAEIAVRSVEEKPFKTSPKPPFMTSTLQQEAGRKLRFSSQRTMQVAQRLYENGYITYMRTDSTTLSETALTAARTQAAELYGADYVPDAPRRYEKKVKNAQEAHEAIRPAGDSFRRPEQVAREVGADEARLYELIWKRTVASQMKDAAGQRVQVRLGGRSSAGEDAEFAASGQVITFPGYMRAYVEGSDDPDAELEDREVRLPAMAAGDALGLAGLEAKGHSTQPPARYTEASLVRALEEMGVGRPSTYASIIGTIQDRGYVWKKGTALVPSFTAFAVVGLLERHFPKLVDYAFTADMESELDEIAAGGEEAVPWLTSFYFGNASGVPGLKQLVSDHLGEIDAREVNSIPVNDEIMVRVGRYGPYVQRGDERASVPEDLAPDELTAEKAEELLSAPSGDRVLGEDPEAGLPVVAKAGRYGPYVQLGEGDAGSKTKPRTASLFKSMTLDSVTLEDALRLLQLPRVVGVDPTDGKEITAQNGRYGPYIKKGTDSRSIESEEQLLTITLEECQAVFAQPKQRGRGAAAAPPLRELGDDPVSGKPVVLKEGRFGPYVTDGETNASLRKGDSVEELTPERAAELLADRRAAGPPKKKAGRTTKKAAKARR
- a CDS encoding MFS transporter, translating into MAEPTLDPVDPLPDRASTIRLFGTPSFFRLWVAQVVSSMGDWIGFVAVAAIAARIGGSSPEAAVGLVLSARLIPGFFLAPAAGVLVDRWDRKRVMVMCDIGRGLVLATLPFVDTIPGLFFVSLLLEVLTLLWSPAKEASVPNLVHADALATANSLSLIAAYGTFPIASALFAGMAKVAEWLSRYDSLDALRLSQETVAIWFDVLTFFVSALLIATVALPRTPKVDRPRGIDFRQTFRELAEGWRFIGQNAVVRSVIVGLATGLIGGGMVVPLGPVMSSEVFGAGTAGFGLLLTALGTGVALGIIGLSVIQKRVPHARLFVWALVGAGACIVAGASMSSLTPALAFVSVLGLCAGAVYILGFTLLQTNVENELRGRIFATLYTLIRFCLLLSFVVAPALSSLLDDLFEGIEGARLTLWFGGSIILMAALLAQRSLRTSR
- the tmk gene encoding dTMP kinase, whose product is MSRFIAFEGGDASGKSTQAALLASRLGAVLTREPGGTAVGERVRDLLLDPALVDLDPRAEALFMAAARAQHVAEVIRPALDAGRDVVTDRYAGSSLAYQGFGRGLDIDAVRALSEFATGGLWPDVVVLLDVPDDVARQRLGVLDRFEAAGADFHHRVVEGFRALAAAEPERWVVVSGVGSVDEVTERVWQAVGASG
- a CDS encoding ATP-binding protein, giving the protein MAEASGGGIPRQDAGFPHQNTLYAGVVGQEAAVAALHAAARAPVHAYLFVGPPGTGKRTAARSFAASLLCATGGCGICTECTRALAGTHPDLVLYERAGARMAVDDAREITRLAARSPVEGHRKVIVIPEFHLAAPIAAALLKTIEEPPESTVFVGLAESVPADFVTIASRCVRIAFRPVPEQVLVEALVAEGVDADTAQSVAVAAEGRIDRARLLASDPGFAERRALWQGVPDRLDDTGATAAKLVDELLASLDTIVEPLAARHTEELAQLDARAKAYGERGLGRKEMTERHKREQRRVRTDELRFGLSTLAGAYRDRLLAGGRADGALAALEAITAANDGLVRNPNEVLLLQALLLKLGQVGVANLRPAPG